A genome region from Coprococcus phoceensis includes the following:
- the spoVG gene encoding septation regulator SpoVG has protein sequence MQITDVRVRRVAKEGKLKAVVSITMDEEFVVHDIKVIEGEKGLFIAMPSKKALDGEYRDIAHPINSDTRERIQSTILEKYEEALKEEPVEAFV, from the coding sequence ATGCAGATTACAGATGTACGTGTGAGAAGAGTAGCAAAAGAAGGAAAATTAAAGGCAGTAGTTTCCATTACGATGGATGAAGAATTCGTAGTGCATGATATTAAGGTGATTGAAGGAGAAAAAGGGCTCTTTATCGCAATGCCGAGCAAAAAAGCTTTGGATGGAGAATATAGAGATATTGCGCATCCGATCAATTCTGATACAAGAGAGCGAATTCAAAGTACCATATTGGAAAAATATGAGGAAGCATTAAAAGAAGAACCTGTGGAAGCATTCGTGTAG
- a CDS encoding RluA family pseudouridine synthase, with amino-acid sequence MNLKILFEDTHVIVCYKPAGVPTQTSKIGSQDMVSILKNYLYKNQKEKKEPYVAVIHRLDQPVEGILVFGKTPFAAKELSAQMQGAGFGKYYQAVVCGKFEEKSGKLEHYMVKDGRVNLSKVCDPSIKDAKRAVLFYEVEEEGLEDGEERSLVNIKLETGRHHQIRVQMAAAGCPIWGDAKYNEKQSNGRRKIALCASHLEFLHPKTKEKMIFEIEPEGEGFRKIFF; translated from the coding sequence ATGAATTTAAAGATACTATTTGAAGATACACATGTGATTGTCTGCTATAAACCGGCAGGGGTGCCGACGCAGACAAGCAAAATTGGATCTCAGGATATGGTGAGTATTCTGAAAAATTATTTGTACAAAAACCAAAAAGAAAAGAAAGAACCCTATGTGGCGGTGATTCATCGGCTGGATCAACCGGTAGAGGGTATACTTGTATTTGGAAAGACACCATTTGCAGCCAAAGAACTAAGCGCGCAGATGCAGGGGGCAGGATTTGGAAAGTATTACCAAGCGGTTGTGTGTGGAAAGTTTGAAGAAAAAAGTGGGAAACTGGAACACTATATGGTGAAAGATGGACGAGTGAATCTTTCGAAAGTGTGTGATCCGTCAATAAAGGATGCAAAAAGAGCAGTGCTTTTTTATGAGGTCGAGGAAGAAGGTCTGGAAGATGGAGAAGAAAGAAGTCTTGTAAATATCAAATTGGAAACGGGGCGGCATCACCAGATACGGGTGCAGATGGCAGCAGCAGGATGCCCGATTTGGGGAGATGCAAAATATAATGAAAAGCAGTCAAATGGAAGGCGTAAGATTGCTCTTTGCGCAAGTCATTTGGAATTTTTGCATCCGAAAACGAAGGAAAAGATGATATTTGAAATCGAACCGGAAGGAGAAGGCTTTCGAAAAATATTTTTCTGA
- the murC gene encoding UDP-N-acetylmuramate--L-alanine ligase, which translates to MYKINFNKPLHVHFIGIGGISMSGLAEILLKENFTISGSDSKASALTEHLASMGASVFYPQKASNIIDGIDVVVYTAAIHEDNEEFAEAKRQNLPMLSRAELLGQLMTNYKTPIAVSGTHGKTTTTSMLSHVLLAGEKDPTISVGGILKAIGGNIRVGSSDVFVTEACEYTNSFLHFFPKIGIILNVEEDHMDFFKDIDDIRNSFHQFAALLPADGALVINQNIEGINSITDGLDCKIITYSERQPADYSASEIRFDEIGNASFDLLRHGEYVDRITLAVAGNHNVSNALAVIAVCEQLEIPLDIIKKGILSFTGTDRRFQYKGERDGVTIIDDYAHHPTEIRATLTSAQNYPHKDIWCIFQPHTYTRTKAFFDEFAEALSLADHVVLADIYAARETDTLGMSSAALTEKIKELGTDAYYFPSFEEIENFVSEKCIHGDLLITMGAGDVVNIGEALLK; encoded by the coding sequence ATGTATAAAATAAATTTTAACAAGCCTCTTCACGTTCATTTTATCGGGATTGGAGGCATCAGTATGAGCGGGCTTGCTGAGATTCTTCTAAAAGAAAATTTTACAATTTCAGGTTCTGACTCGAAAGCTTCTGCGCTCACAGAACATTTAGCCTCTATGGGTGCTTCTGTTTTTTATCCGCAAAAAGCATCTAACATCATAGATGGAATCGATGTTGTTGTCTATACAGCGGCAATTCACGAGGATAATGAAGAATTTGCAGAGGCAAAAAGACAAAATCTTCCAATGTTATCACGTGCTGAGTTGCTTGGTCAGCTGATGACCAATTACAAGACTCCGATTGCTGTTTCCGGTACTCACGGAAAGACAACGACAACCTCTATGCTCTCTCACGTATTGCTGGCAGGTGAAAAAGACCCGACAATCTCTGTCGGCGGTATTTTAAAGGCAATCGGCGGCAATATCCGTGTGGGAAGCTCTGATGTATTTGTCACAGAAGCCTGCGAATACACTAATAGCTTTTTGCATTTCTTTCCAAAGATTGGAATTATCCTGAACGTAGAAGAAGACCATATGGATTTCTTCAAAGATATTGATGATATCCGCAACTCCTTCCATCAATTTGCCGCGCTGCTCCCTGCAGATGGCGCTTTGGTCATCAACCAAAATATTGAGGGAATCAATTCAATCACTGACGGACTAGACTGCAAGATCATCACATATTCTGAAAGACAGCCGGCAGACTATTCTGCTTCTGAAATTCGATTCGATGAGATTGGAAATGCTTCCTTTGATCTGTTAAGACATGGTGAATATGTGGATCGCATCACACTTGCCGTTGCCGGTAACCACAATGTATCCAATGCACTTGCCGTCATTGCTGTCTGTGAGCAGCTTGAGATTCCACTTGATATCATTAAAAAAGGGATTCTGTCGTTCACCGGAACGGACCGCCGTTTCCAATATAAAGGGGAGCGAGATGGTGTTACGATCATCGATGATTATGCGCATCATCCAACGGAGATCCGCGCGACACTAACATCTGCGCAGAATTATCCTCATAAAGATATCTGGTGTATTTTCCAACCGCACACTTACACAAGAACAAAAGCATTTTTTGACGAGTTTGCAGAGGCACTTTCTCTCGCCGACCATGTTGTCCTAGCCGACATCTATGCCGCCCGCGAGACAGACACTTTAGGAATGTCTTCCGCTGCACTTACTGAAAAAATCAAAGAACTTGGCACAGACGCATACTATTTTCCAAGCTTTGAAGAGATTGAAAATTTTGTCTCTGAAAAATGTATCCACGGTGATTTGTTGATAACTATGGGTGCCGGAGACGTTGTAAACATTGGAGAAGCGCTTCTAAAATAA
- a CDS encoding glucose-1-phosphate adenylyltransferase, with protein sequence MKKKEMIAMLLAGGQGSRLGVLTAKVAKPAVAFGGKYRIIDFPLSNCINSGIDTVGVLTQYQPLRLNAHIGIGIPWDLDRNIGGVTVLPPYEKSANSEWYTGTANAIYQNLEYMESYNPDYVLILSGDHIYKMDYEVMLDFHKENNADVTIAAMPVPIEEASRFGIVITDDNNQVTEFEEKPAHPRSNLASMGIYIFSWPVLKEALLKKKDEPGCDFGKHVIPYCHENGQRLFAYEYNGYWKDVGTLGSYWEANMELIDIIPDFNLYEEFWKIYTNTGSIPPQYISENSVIDKSIICNGAEIYGEVHNSVIGSNVVIGQGAVVRDSIIMQDVVIGENCVIDKSIIAEHVNVGDNVTLGIGSDIPNKLKPNIYSFGLVTIGENSVIPANVQIGKNTAISGVTAKEDYVDGVLESGETLIKVGEQA encoded by the coding sequence ATGAAGAAAAAAGAAATGATAGCAATGTTATTAGCAGGAGGACAAGGCAGCAGACTCGGTGTCTTAACTGCGAAAGTTGCAAAGCCGGCAGTAGCATTTGGAGGAAAATACAGAATTATTGATTTTCCGCTTAGTAACTGCATCAATTCAGGAATTGATACGGTCGGGGTGTTGACACAATATCAGCCACTGCGCCTGAATGCACATATCGGAATTGGGATTCCGTGGGATTTGGATCGCAATATCGGAGGAGTAACGGTACTTCCGCCATACGAAAAGAGCGCAAACAGTGAGTGGTATACAGGAACTGCCAATGCGATTTATCAGAATCTGGAATATATGGAAAGTTACAATCCGGACTATGTGCTGATTTTATCCGGAGACCATATTTATAAGATGGATTATGAGGTTATGCTGGATTTTCACAAAGAGAACAATGCAGATGTTACTATTGCTGCGATGCCGGTTCCGATTGAAGAAGCGAGCAGATTTGGTATCGTAATTACGGACGATAACAACCAGGTTACAGAATTTGAGGAAAAACCGGCACATCCAAGAAGCAATCTTGCGTCTATGGGGATTTATATTTTCAGCTGGCCGGTGCTAAAAGAAGCGTTGCTAAAAAAGAAGGACGAGCCTGGCTGTGACTTTGGAAAACACGTGATTCCATATTGTCATGAAAATGGACAACGACTCTTTGCATATGAATACAACGGATATTGGAAAGATGTTGGAACACTGGGGTCTTATTGGGAGGCCAATATGGAATTGATTGACATTATTCCTGATTTTAATTTGTATGAAGAATTTTGGAAGATTTACACGAATACAGGAAGTATTCCTCCGCAGTACATATCAGAGAATTCTGTGATTGACAAGAGTATTATTTGTAACGGTGCGGAGATTTATGGAGAGGTTCATAATTCTGTCATCGGCTCCAATGTGGTGATTGGACAAGGTGCGGTTGTCCGAGATTCCATTATTATGCAAGATGTAGTCATCGGAGAGAACTGCGTGATTGATAAGTCGATCATTGCAGAACACGTGAATGTTGGAGATAATGTCACTTTGGGCATCGGAAGTGATATTCCGAATAAATTAAAACCAAATATTTATTCGTTTGGTCTTGTTACAATTGGGGAAAATTCAGTGATCCCTGCAAATGTGCAGATAGGAAAGAATACTGCAATCAGCGGCGTGACAGCAAAAGAAGATTATGTCGATGGAGTACTTGAAAGTGGAGAAACGTTGATAAAGGTAGGTGAACAGGCATGA
- a CDS encoding 6-phosphofructokinase, whose amino-acid sequence MLRIGILTSGGDCQALNAAMRGVVKGITSKRNDVEIYGFKDGYKGLIYANFEMLTAKDFSGILTVGGTILGTSRQPFKLMRVPDANGLDKVKAMKHTYHKLNLNCLVVLGGNGTHKTANLLREEGLNVITLPKTIDNDLWGTDMTFGFQSAVDIATNTIDCIHTTATSHSRVFIVEVMGHKVGWVTLHAGIAGGADIILLPEIPYDLNVISEAIEKRTKAGKHFTIIAVAEGAMSKEEAAMPKKAYKAKLKERKYPSIAYELAEEIQKKTDQEVRITVPGHTQRGGSPCPYDRVLATRLGAAAAELILKEEYGYMVGMKKGETVKVPLSEVAGKLKMVDPDSKIIKEAKLTGISFGDK is encoded by the coding sequence ATGTTGAGAATTGGAATACTGACAAGCGGCGGAGACTGCCAGGCGTTAAATGCAGCGATGCGCGGCGTGGTAAAAGGGATCACATCGAAGAGAAATGATGTGGAAATCTATGGATTCAAAGACGGGTATAAAGGTCTGATCTATGCCAACTTTGAGATGTTGACAGCAAAAGATTTTTCAGGGATACTCACGGTTGGAGGGACGATTCTCGGAACATCCAGACAGCCGTTCAAATTGATGCGGGTGCCGGACGCCAATGGACTTGACAAGGTGAAGGCGATGAAGCATACATATCATAAATTGAATCTGAACTGCCTTGTGGTGCTTGGTGGAAACGGGACACATAAGACAGCGAATCTGCTTCGAGAGGAAGGTTTGAATGTGATTACACTTCCAAAGACAATTGACAATGATTTATGGGGAACAGATATGACATTTGGTTTCCAAAGTGCAGTGGATATTGCGACGAATACAATCGACTGTATCCATACAACCGCGACATCTCACAGCCGTGTATTTATCGTGGAAGTGATGGGACACAAAGTTGGATGGGTGACATTGCATGCGGGAATTGCAGGAGGCGCTGATATTATCTTGCTTCCGGAGATTCCGTATGATCTGAATGTGATTTCGGAGGCGATTGAAAAACGCACAAAAGCAGGAAAACACTTTACGATTATTGCAGTTGCGGAAGGAGCGATGTCAAAAGAAGAAGCTGCGATGCCGAAGAAAGCTTATAAAGCAAAATTAAAAGAACGCAAATATCCTTCTATTGCATATGAATTGGCAGAAGAGATTCAGAAAAAGACAGATCAGGAAGTACGTATTACGGTGCCGGGGCACACACAAAGAGGAGGTTCTCCTTGCCCGTACGATAGAGTGCTTGCGACAAGGCTCGGAGCTGCTGCGGCAGAATTGATCTTGAAAGAAGAATATGGTTACATGGTCGGGATGAAAAAAGGAGAGACTGTAAAAGTGCCGCTGTCTGAAGTGGCAGGAAAGTTAAAGATGGTGGATCCGGATTCTAAGATCATCAAAGAGGCAAAGCTGACAGGAATCAGTTTTGGAGATAAATAG
- the glgD gene encoding glucose-1-phosphate adenylyltransferase subunit GlgD, whose translation MRAVGIILAGGNSNKMRELTKKRAAAAMPVAGSYRAIDFVLSNMSNSHIQKVAVLTQYNARSLNEHLNSSKWWDFGRKQGGLYVFPPTITADNGNWYRGTADAIYQNLDFLKKCHEPYVIITSGDAIYKMDYNKVLEYHIAKKADITVVCKDLNDGEDARRFGTLKLNENMRVEEFEEKPMMAKSRTVSTGIYIIRRRQLIDLIEQCAEDDRYDFVSDILIRYKNLKKIYAYKIKDYWSNISTVDAYYQTNMDFLKADVRKHFFKTYPAIYSKVGDLPPAKYNPGAVVKNSLVASGSIINGTVENSVLFKKVYVGNNCVIKNSIILNDVYLGDNTYIENCIVESRDTIRANTRHIGENGVKVVVEKNERYAL comes from the coding sequence ATGAGAGCAGTGGGGATTATTTTAGCAGGCGGTAACAGCAATAAGATGCGTGAATTGACGAAAAAACGTGCGGCGGCAGCCATGCCGGTGGCGGGAAGTTACAGAGCGATTGATTTTGTACTCAGTAATATGTCGAACTCGCATATTCAGAAAGTAGCGGTGTTGACACAGTACAATGCAAGATCTTTGAATGAACACCTGAATTCTTCAAAATGGTGGGATTTCGGGAGAAAGCAGGGTGGATTGTATGTATTTCCGCCTACGATTACAGCGGATAATGGCAATTGGTACAGAGGAACCGCAGATGCAATTTATCAAAATCTTGATTTCTTGAAAAAATGCCATGAACCATATGTGATCATCACCTCCGGTGATGCGATCTATAAGATGGATTATAATAAGGTGTTAGAATATCATATTGCCAAGAAGGCGGATATTACAGTGGTTTGCAAAGATCTGAATGATGGCGAGGATGCGAGAAGGTTTGGAACTTTGAAGCTGAATGAGAATATGCGCGTGGAAGAGTTTGAAGAGAAACCGATGATGGCAAAGTCAAGAACTGTCTCAACCGGTATTTATATCATCCGGAGACGCCAGCTGATTGATCTGATCGAACAGTGTGCGGAAGACGACAGATATGATTTTGTATCGGATATTTTGATCCGTTATAAGAATTTAAAGAAAATTTATGCATATAAGATTAAAGACTATTGGAGTAATATCTCCACGGTTGATGCATATTATCAGACGAATATGGACTTTTTGAAAGCAGATGTAAGAAAACATTTCTTCAAAACATATCCGGCGATTTATTCAAAAGTTGGTGATTTGCCTCCGGCAAAATACAATCCGGGTGCAGTTGTAAAGAACAGTTTGGTTGCCAGCGGAAGTATAATCAATGGAACAGTGGAAAATTCAGTTCTGTTTAAGAAAGTATATGTGGGTAATAACTGTGTGATAAAAAATTCAATTATTTTGAATGATGTATATCTTGGAGATAATACCTACATTGAGAATTGTATTGTAGAGAGCCGTGATACAATCAGAGCCAATACGCGTCATATTGGAGAAAACGGGGTAAAAGTTGTAGTAGAAAAAAATGAGAGATATGCATTGTAG
- a CDS encoding methionyl aminopeptidase produces the protein MERNELCWCGSGKKYKKCHMQIDDKILLLASEGHIVPDRSMLKTPAQIEEIKKSAALNTAVLDHVAKHIHAGMSTAEIDKLVYDYTTEHGGIPAPLGYDGFPKSVCTSINNEVCHGIPDENIILEEGDIINVDVSTILNGYYSDASRMFAIGELSDRAKKILKVTEECVELGLAAAKPWGHLGDIADAINSHAQANGYSVVEDIGGHGIGLEFHEEPFVSYVTEKGTEMVLVPGMMFTIEPMINEGSPDFFVDEDNSWTVYTEDDGLSAQIEYMVLVTETGIEVLTK, from the coding sequence ATGGAACGAAATGAACTCTGCTGGTGTGGCAGCGGGAAAAAATATAAAAAATGCCACATGCAAATTGATGACAAAATATTACTTTTAGCTTCCGAAGGACACATTGTCCCTGACAGAAGTATGCTCAAGACACCTGCACAGATTGAAGAGATCAAAAAAAGTGCAGCGCTCAACACAGCAGTTCTTGATCACGTTGCAAAACATATTCACGCAGGGATGAGCACCGCCGAGATAGACAAACTGGTCTATGACTACACAACAGAACACGGCGGTATTCCTGCGCCACTTGGATATGACGGTTTTCCAAAAAGTGTATGCACTTCCATCAACAACGAAGTTTGCCACGGAATTCCAGACGAAAATATTATTTTAGAGGAAGGTGACATCATCAACGTGGACGTCTCTACCATTCTCAATGGATATTATTCAGATGCATCCCGAATGTTTGCCATCGGCGAATTGTCCGACCGGGCGAAAAAGATTCTAAAAGTAACCGAAGAATGTGTAGAACTTGGTCTTGCAGCAGCAAAACCTTGGGGGCATCTCGGGGATATTGCCGATGCAATCAACTCACACGCTCAGGCAAACGGTTACTCTGTGGTTGAAGACATCGGCGGTCACGGAATCGGTCTTGAATTTCACGAAGAACCTTTTGTGAGCTATGTCACTGAAAAAGGAACCGAGATGGTTCTTGTTCCGGGAATGATGTTCACCATCGAACCGATGATCAACGAAGGAAGTCCCGATTTCTTTGTAGACGAAGACAACAGCTGGACGGTCTACACCGAAGATGATGGATTGTCCGCACAGATTGAATACATGGTGCTTGTCACCGAGACAGGTATCGAAGTATTAACTAAATAG
- a CDS encoding ATP-binding protein, which yields MALNNSQYDTIIRAYEQKQLHNRNVLDKRYKTVYNRLPELKEINDSISLLSVNHARKLLDGDESALPALKEEIRKLSEQKKTLLLSAGFPADYLEPVYECEDCKDTGYIGNRKCHCFHKAVIDLLYTQSNLQHILEKENFDTFSLSYYSDNHIDPKTGRSSLTNMKNAYLTCREFADTFADNFRNLFLYGDTGVGKTFLSNCIAKELIDHAYSVIYFTAFELFDTIAKSKFEKDNTAEIMYEHIFNCDLLIIDDLGTELSNAFTVSQLFLCLNERLLRRKSTIISTNLSLESLVEIYSERTFSRITSNYTMLKLTGDDIRIKKKLMNREAN from the coding sequence GTGGCTTTAAATAATTCTCAATACGATACCATTATTCGTGCCTATGAGCAAAAACAGCTGCATAATCGAAATGTATTAGACAAACGCTATAAAACAGTGTATAATCGACTACCGGAGTTAAAAGAAATCAACGATTCTATCTCTCTTTTAAGTGTGAATCACGCGCGGAAGCTTCTAGACGGAGATGAGAGTGCACTTCCCGCTTTAAAAGAAGAGATTCGGAAGTTATCTGAGCAGAAAAAAACGCTGCTTTTATCTGCCGGTTTCCCGGCAGATTATTTGGAGCCGGTCTACGAATGCGAAGACTGCAAAGATACCGGATACATCGGCAATCGAAAATGTCACTGTTTCCACAAAGCAGTCATCGATCTGCTTTATACACAATCCAATTTACAGCATATTTTGGAAAAAGAAAATTTTGATACATTTTCTCTTTCTTACTACTCAGATAATCATATTGACCCAAAAACCGGGCGCTCTTCTCTCACAAATATGAAGAATGCCTATCTTACTTGCCGCGAATTTGCAGATACATTCGCGGACAATTTTCGCAATTTATTTCTTTATGGTGATACCGGCGTCGGAAAAACTTTTTTATCCAACTGTATCGCAAAAGAATTAATTGATCATGCTTATTCGGTAATTTACTTTACTGCATTTGAGCTCTTTGACACCATTGCCAAGAGTAAATTCGAAAAAGATAACACAGCTGAGATCATGTATGAACATATTTTCAACTGTGATCTGTTAATTATTGACGATTTGGGAACGGAACTTTCCAATGCGTTTACCGTTTCACAATTGTTCCTCTGTCTGAACGAGCGATTGCTGCGCAGAAAATCAACAATCATCTCTACGAATCTTTCCTTGGAATCACTTGTAGAGATTTATTCAGAGAGAACATTTTCCCGAATTACCAGTAATTACACCATGTTAAAATTAACCGGCGATGACATTCGCATCAAAAAGAAACTAATGAACAGGGAGGCAAATTAA
- the proS gene encoding proline--tRNA ligase, with product MANEKKLVKAITARDEDFAQWYTDVVREAELCDYSSVKGCLNYLPNGYAIWENIQRDLDARFKETGVENVSLPMLIPESLLEKEGDHIEGFAPEVAWVTHGGMERLQERLCIRPTSETLFCDLWSKMVRSHRDLPKVWNQWNSVLRWEKTTRPFLRSREFLWQEGHTIHATYEEAEQRTLTMLKVYQDFIRDSLAIPFVSGRKAENEKFAGAQDTYTVEALMHDGKALQSATSHFFGNGFPDAFNIKYIDKNNQPHSVYETSWGLSTRIIGAIIMVHGDDDGLVLPPRIAPVQTRVIPIAQHKEGVLEKADELLAALKAAGYRAKIDDSEKSPGWKFSEQEILGIPTRIEIGPKDIEKNQVVVVRRDTREKIVVSIDEITTKLGEILETIQKDMYEKAKAFLNSHIDTAVTMDEMVEKFKANRGFVKACWCGDEECEGEIKYATGGASTRCLIEDEEMISDTCIFCGKPAKHMAYWGKSY from the coding sequence ATGGCAAACGAAAAAAAACTTGTAAAAGCGATTACAGCGAGAGATGAAGATTTCGCACAATGGTACACAGATGTTGTACGTGAAGCAGAACTTTGTGACTATTCATCAGTAAAAGGATGTTTGAACTACTTACCAAATGGTTATGCCATCTGGGAGAACATTCAGAGAGATCTGGATGCAAGATTTAAAGAGACGGGTGTAGAGAACGTATCTTTACCAATGCTGATTCCGGAAAGTCTGCTTGAAAAAGAAGGAGATCATATCGAAGGATTTGCACCAGAAGTAGCATGGGTAACACATGGAGGAATGGAAAGACTTCAGGAAAGACTTTGCATCAGACCTACATCAGAGACATTGTTCTGTGACTTGTGGAGCAAGATGGTTCGTTCACATAGAGATTTACCAAAAGTATGGAATCAATGGAACTCAGTGCTTCGTTGGGAAAAGACAACAAGACCTTTCTTGCGTTCAAGAGAATTCTTGTGGCAGGAAGGACATACAATTCATGCGACATACGAAGAGGCTGAACAGAGAACACTTACTATGTTGAAGGTATATCAGGACTTTATCCGTGATTCGCTTGCGATTCCGTTTGTATCAGGAAGAAAAGCAGAGAATGAAAAATTTGCGGGAGCTCAGGATACTTACACAGTAGAAGCGCTTATGCATGACGGAAAAGCGTTGCAGTCAGCAACGAGCCATTTCTTTGGAAACGGTTTCCCAGATGCGTTTAACATCAAATATATAGATAAAAATAACCAGCCTCACAGTGTATATGAGACATCATGGGGACTTTCTACAAGAATTATCGGTGCAATCATTATGGTTCACGGAGATGACGACGGACTTGTATTGCCACCAAGAATTGCGCCGGTTCAGACAAGAGTAATTCCAATTGCTCAGCATAAAGAAGGCGTTCTTGAAAAAGCAGATGAATTGTTGGCAGCATTGAAAGCAGCGGGATACAGAGCGAAAATCGACGATTCAGAGAAGAGTCCAGGATGGAAATTCAGCGAGCAGGAGATTCTTGGTATTCCAACACGTATTGAGATTGGACCAAAAGATATCGAGAAGAATCAGGTTGTTGTTGTACGTCGTGATACACGTGAAAAGATTGTTGTTTCTATCGATGAGATTACAACAAAACTTGGTGAGATTTTAGAGACAATTCAGAAAGATATGTATGAGAAAGCAAAAGCATTCTTGAATTCACATATTGATACAGCAGTTACAATGGATGAGATGGTTGAAAAATTCAAAGCAAACCGTGGATTTGTAAAAGCTTGCTGGTGTGGAGATGAAGAATGTGAAGGCGAGATCAAATACGCTACAGGCGGAGCTTCCACACGTTGTCTGATCGAAGATGAAGAGATGATTTCAGACACATGTATTTTCTGTGGAAAACCTGCGAAACACATGGCATACTGGGGAAAATCATACTAA
- a CDS encoding DnaD domain protein, translating to MRTLTLRNRFQGNSTIVENDFIDYYMTKANGEYVKVYLLLLRHLNTPDSSLTISKLADCLECTEKDIIRAFNYWSKMGLLVIDYDDAGTICGLAIGKTSGPSDAAPAIRKEETAKPVAAPKAEPPLRSVADENQEQLRQLYFVAEQYMGKPLSSKEIQKINYFFDTLHFSTDLIEYLIEYCVENGHKSMHYIESVALAWSDENIKSVTEAKASSAAYNKNCFAVLNAFGIKGRSPAAVELSYIKKWAEEYGLTLDIIIEACNRTIANTHQPDFKYTDSILKNWIAKGVHHLSDITKIDLVYQQEKEMKRRAAATRAAAPAPNRFNNFEGRSYDISSLEQQLLNTP from the coding sequence ATGAGAACACTGACACTTCGAAATCGTTTTCAAGGTAACAGTACAATTGTGGAAAACGACTTTATAGATTATTATATGACAAAGGCAAATGGCGAATATGTAAAAGTATACCTGCTTTTACTGCGCCACCTGAATACACCGGACAGCTCACTGACTATTTCAAAACTTGCAGACTGTCTGGAATGCACAGAAAAAGACATTATCCGCGCATTTAACTACTGGTCCAAGATGGGACTTCTTGTCATCGATTACGATGATGCCGGAACAATCTGTGGACTTGCTATCGGAAAGACTTCTGGACCTTCCGATGCTGCGCCAGCTATCAGAAAAGAGGAGACAGCAAAGCCGGTCGCCGCACCAAAAGCAGAGCCACCTCTCAGAAGTGTTGCTGATGAGAATCAGGAACAGCTCAGACAGCTTTACTTTGTCGCTGAGCAGTACATGGGCAAACCATTGTCCAGCAAGGAGATTCAGAAAATTAACTATTTCTTTGATACATTACATTTTTCAACAGATTTGATTGAGTATCTGATTGAATATTGTGTGGAAAACGGGCACAAAAGTATGCATTATATCGAGTCTGTCGCGCTTGCATGGTCTGATGAGAACATCAAAAGCGTAACAGAGGCAAAAGCAAGTTCTGCTGCTTACAACAAGAATTGTTTTGCCGTTCTGAATGCATTCGGAATAAAAGGAAGAAGTCCGGCTGCAGTAGAATTAAGCTACATAAAAAAATGGGCGGAAGAATACGGTCTCACTTTAGATATTATTATAGAAGCTTGTAACCGTACGATTGCGAACACACATCAGCCTGATTTCAAATATACCGACTCCATTTTAAAGAACTGGATTGCAAAAGGGGTACATCATTTATCTGATATCACCAAGATCGATCTTGTCTATCAGCAGGAAAAAGAGATGAAACGACGCGCCGCTGCAACAAGAGCTGCCGCGCCTGCCCCGAACCGTTTTAACAATTTTGAAGGACGTTCTTACGACATTAGCTCGTTGGAACAGCAACTGTTAAACACACCATAA